gaaagaaactagGCCAAATTTTCGttttaaaaataagatttttttttttttaagataaatgtCAAgttatgtgtatttattttaaaagggaCAATGCATATTAATTAACATGTGTACTTGAGTCACACTTGTGAATATGCCAGATTTAGCCATGCAGGGTAGTTTTCACCTGCAGTCTCTGGCAGGTTTATGGTAAAAATCATCAAAAACACAGacgcacatgcacagacacaaacaaaggcGATACATGACAAGTCAAAGCAATATCATGAAGAATTATCAAGCAAAATTAAGATCTATGAGTttagacagagaaaaagacaaaaagtacACAAACTAAATATCAGAACAACCACTACTCAAGATGATGAGTAGATTTCTAATAACCACTGTTTTGTCAAATTGGAAGAATTTGTCGTAGTGGTGTTCCTTGGTTCTTTGTGCAGGGTTTTCCAGGTATGTGCTGCTCAATAAGAAAAGTCTGACTGTTCAAAGGGACATTTTCTATACGGTATCTTGCAGTCCTCTCTGGAGGCAGCTCTGGTAGATCTGGTAGAATAGTAAGTTGAACTGTATGATTTAATGTGACAACACAAGAAGTGAAAAAGATTTGGTTTGTAAAAGTTGGGGTCTATAGCATCCAGAGAGGTGgagatgtgagtgtgaataCCTGCAGACCCTCAGAGCTCTGAAACAACAGCGTGATGGTGCCGTAGTCAGAATGCTCTCCACATCGCAGCTGACCCTCCTTGGCTTTCTCACTGTTCACTGCTGGGTAGTACAGAGACCGCAGCGTTGTGCCGTTCTCATCAGCTACAAGAGAAACAGCAGCAATGATCAGGTTAACTGGCATCTAATTATTAGGAGTTTATATTGAGCTCAACATCTATGCTATTGGGAATTAAAGCACGTTGTCAGCCGTCTACTAGTGAGTGTTACTTCAGTTACATTTGTTTAAAGTGGACATTCCTTTCTTCTTAGCTATCACCAACCTGTACGTTGGTGACCTGTACGTACTTCCTATTAAACTGTGTGCACCCAGGAACACCTCTGGGTCCAGTCCTAGACTGTGGGCCATCACCCTCAGCACACGCAGGCTCAGCTCCTTGCAGCGCTGGAAGAAAGACGTCTGGATCTCCTGGAAGTCCGCCACAGCATCTGATGTTGGCCATTTCTACAGCAGAGGCAGGGCGTCATCGGTGCCTGACCAATTTTCGATTTCTGCGGCTGATAATTCTAAtatatccctctctctctctgattaaATAACACTGACATTTTTGGTTTAACATAATTATAAACTATATAGTAGATATTACAGTTCACTTAACTGTGCACATTTTATAGGGCCACTGTTTCTAAATAACCTCAAATTTATATTTGATGAAATTATTTCTTCATAGCAATTTCTTGCCaatacttaaaggtccagtgtgtaagatttaggtgtaaggaatctattggcaggaagtgaatataaaataatcctagtgatgttttcactgtagTGTTATTATGTCTGTTGTTatcctagaatgggccctttatatttaatactttatattcacaaagggagtgggtcctctctaccgaggccgccatgtttttcagaAGAATCCAAACTGGacgaactaaacaccttttgagttttcataacaactgaaggctaccacatgtttggaaggggagggtgagggatatccagcagcaacatgaaacttcaccactagatgtcactatattctacacactgaacctttaatatcaGCTGATAATAATTGAttgataaaaaatgaaaagtaggACAGAGCTTTACAATGGCCTGTACTGTGACCCCACAGCTGATAACCTACAGAATAAAGTGGGTGCATAATTAGAGGGGCAATCTTCTTTGACAACAAATGCTGCAGTAGGTCTGTTACACAACAAAGGTCTTTGACAGAGCAAACATTATTACTATGTCAGGGTGGAGTGAAGCTGTATTGAATGCCTCCTTCATGTCTCCAGGTCGACGTGGATTTAACCTGAAAAGCAGTTGTgtgagttaaaataaaaaactgcatGATGGAGCAGATAAGTAGTTCAtgtagtgaatgccacctctcAGTCTCCAGAGACACCCAGCCGTGGTTGGGATTGTTGGCGAAGGTCTTCCTGCTGAAGGGCCGCTTCACCTCATCCGGCTGCAGGAAGAAATCCATGGATACGCGCATAACACGGTCCACCTATCCAAACGCACAGCAGGAGAAAAGACGCACGCTCCATGTTAACTTTTACGCACGATCGTGTAAACTAAATGATCATCTGCGCTGCTCTCACTTCCTCGTCGGTGATCCCGGTGTTCTTCAGGAACACAAAACCAACTTCTGTAAAAGCAGCTTTCAGCTCTTTGCCCATGCTGTGCAGCTGCTCGTTGTCAGCACATTTCTCAGTCAGCCCGTACGCACCGAAGTCCACTATTGGAATatccatttttaaaaactacGCGTAAAGGTCTCTGTTAGAGGTTGCAACTCAACTGAGAATTCTTGCGACTCCCAAAAGTTGGTTCTATGGCATGTTGATTGACTCACTCTCGTCATGTGACCTCTTCCAGCCAATAGGAAAGCAGCACCCCAATGAAATCAATCCCTCCACTTTCGGCTGCTCTGTCACCTTTGGGTACTGATTGTTGGAGGGGTGGTGGTGACAGCTGCTGGTGATGATCCCCATGATttgattttatactttttagCAGGTTGACATCTAGAGGAGCTAGTTTCTTCAGTATACAAACCGGGGTGCACCTGGGAGGATGTTTGATTTGCAGAGAGAGTGGAGCATCTCCTTCGCAGGCTGCGGCTTCATGGGGATTTATTATGTTGGTGCCAGCAGCTGTTTGCTTGGACGCTTCCCTCGCCTCATACAGGACGCATCTAAAATCTATGGCTCTTCCTCGGGGGCTCTGATGGCTGCTGCTCTGGCTATTGGAACTCCTCTAGGTGAGTCTGAGGTGTCTTATCCACACACCAAACTTCAGTCAAATTTCTCCcacagtgaaaataacaaatgtgcCAGGTGTCAAGGAGCAATTTTCAAGATTTAGTTCAAATGACTACATTTTGTTCTATAATTCGGTCAATGCCACaaagatattgattttataATTTCATTTCCATTCTGTCACTACCAAGATGGATTAACTGtccctgtttcttttttatcagtCTCTGCTGATCATTTGAACTGTTGAAATGCTGCATCTTATTTTGAGACCTCCTTGAGTACCattcaataaattaaatgtatttgtatcgcaccaaatcacaacataaacAATGTCTTAGTGAGATCAAGACCTTATAGAGAAAGTTCCCACAAAGAGAGCCAGGTGAGCTTCAGACAGAATttgacagtgacacagaaacaaacaaatacatttgatttaagtaaaaaaaaaacatgaagaattaCCCAAAGTCATTTTGTTGGATTAGcatcacttttgtttttaagaGATATTAAAGTCATCTAATCACTAGTATCTAAATTCTCTGTGCAGAGAAATGCTGTGCAGATTTGATGTTTATGGCTAAAGAAGCCAGGAAGCACAAACTGGGGCCCCTGCACCCAGCCTTCAGCCTGCTGCAGATGGTGCAGGACTCTCTGCAGGGAAGCCTTTCAGAGGACGCCCATGTCCGAGCCTGTgggagactgtgtgtgtccctgaccAGAGTGCCTGATGGGAAGAATGTACTAGTGTCAGAGTTTGACAGCAGAGATGAGCTTATTCAGGTATGTTTACAGTTTGGGAGCCAAGCTGAGACTTTTGTTGTGGTTGAATTCACCTGAAGTCAAGagacatttcatgtttttaaaaagccctgtctcacaatgttaaagaaagttaaaaaaaagactggATCTGCCAGAGTTTAATGGTTTTTTCCTTCTGACACGCCACAGCTTTTGTTTAACATTGCTAACTAACTTGCAAATGCAACACAAGCTCCTTGGGGGAGGTAATATGACACTGCCAAAAGTAAAATGGGCTGTATGATGATGCAATCATTGAgctatgtttaaaaaaagacggTAAAGCTGAACAGAAAGACGAGTTTTGAAATTggaggaaatggaggaggaaAATGTGGGGGCTGTAAAACTGAAACGCCCTCCTTAAACAGAACTGGAGGAGGATACAGCTGTTCTGTCAGGGCTGGTCTGAAGGAGTTCAACTGCAACTGTTTTTCATCTCAAGATACAATATAATATAGTTTGCTGTTTTGGTCACCAGTCCCTTCCTCTCTGAAGATAAGGCTTTAACATTTTATAGCCTCATTAAATTGCATTTTTTGAGGTTCCATTATTTccttatttgtttgtctgtgctgAGTTTGTCTTACAATGAACACATGATGATACAGGACGTGTTTTTCCAGGTCCTCTTGTGCAGCTGCTTCGTCCCTTTCTACTGTGGTGTTGTTCCACCCACATACAGAGGACTGGTGAGTAAACTAGGGAGCTGTTACACTAAAGCTCAGACTGGTCAAGTCGTCACCAGGGTTGAAACAGTTACTAGCTTTACAGTGGAATTCTTGATGGTTAGTTGTACTGTTTAAATCTTTAATTACCATGATGATTTGGTCAATAATGTCCAACATCACTCAGTTAGGAAGTCTCCAAGACACAGGCGCAGTAAGCAACATGCATTTATTGTGTgttgtaaaaacatggcagggCAGACAGGGTCAGTCTTTCTTCTGTTGGATTTTCCAGAGTAACTGTGacttgattattttaatttgccTGAAGTTCAGTAAATTGTTGAACTAAACTCACGTTGATAGTCTACTTTGCTGTCAGGGTGGAAATGCACATCAGAAAACACAGCTATTCAATCTACTGTGTTTGGCATTATCCTGATATATGAACTTAAATGACTTCATATtgtatattacatatatttatacatacaaaaCATGATGGATTTACTTCAGTTAGCGCATCAGTAGTTCTGATAAACTGGTGTCATATATCATGTTCTATGTTATTCCATGTGTATTTCTTGCACAATTTAGCTTTTCATCTTGAAGCACATTGAGACATTCATAAACCATAAGGctcatgttttcattgattAAAATGCAAACACCATTTACAGTTATCGTTCACGTTTTACTTACAGATTAACTTCCACTTTTCCTCCCTCAGCATTATGTGGACGGCGCCATCAGTGACAACCTCCCTCTGTGTCACCTGAAAAACACTATAACGATTTCCGCGTACGCCGGCGAGAGTGACATCTGCCCCCTGGCCAGCTCGCTCAACTTGCACGAGGTGCGCTTCAACAACGTCAGCATCCACGTCAGCTCGGAGAACATGCAAAGAGTGACCAGCACCTTCTTCCCCCCCGAGCCTGAGGTGAGACACTGGAGCTTAAAGTTGCAGCAGTTACACTATCTGACACTTTAAAGCCGATTCCCTGCAGATCCCACACACTTTATACCACTGTCAACTCTTTCTAAAGAGTTATGGTTTCTCATTGCATTTGAAAGTATTTCCCCTCCCATCAGCAATTTGTCAAGTCATTCAGTGTGTTTACTCATTATAAATATCAGCTTGTACACTCCGCCACATCTATGCCTGATTAATCTCACTGTGGAACAACATTGATTATTACTGGACTGTGTTATGcaactgttttgtgtttcagtatGTTTCAAATATCTCTGAGCATAAAAGAGATGCAGGGTTCAGCTGTAAACTTATGAAAGTTGAGTAGTCCAGAAATGCATAGTCCAGATCAACTGAGTTCAAGCCCTATTAAGCATTATCTGATAATTTGCAGGTCTCCAGTGTTTTATGAGCTGTGAAGTCATTCAGACTTCAGTATGTTCATGTTTTGGAGATAAAACATGGACACTGTAAACgtgttgtatttatgtatttggaTCATCTAAACATCATCTTGACTCCTCTTTCCAATATTTGCATAATAACGAAGAGTGAACACAAGGAATCAAGAGACagataaaagatttaaaacataCGCACGATCATAAAAACGGCTGTATTGGATAAAAAGTGGTGTTTGGGGGCTTGtgagagaaaaagtgaaacatttcacaAGTTCACAATAAAAGCTACAATTTAGAGCTGATTATAAAATACTGTTCTGTACTGTCATGTAGATTAAGTCATCCTCAATCTTGCATCCTCATCAAGCACTCTTGGGTTTTACAGGCAATGTCTCAAATCTGCCAGAATGGCTATATAGATGCTCTCCGCTTCCTGCAAGACAACAGTAAGGACACTTTTGTCATGAcaattgtgaaatatttaagcAAACAGAAggtgaggaagaaaaggaaaaacagttGACCACTGCACGATACTGCGAGTGATCCAATGCTCTTTATTGCACAATATTATCTTAATGTAAATTTCCGTCACAGATCTCATCAGCAGCGAGTGTCCACAGAGAAGTCTGGAGACGGACTCGCCCAGACCTGCTTGTTGTGAGCTGGTGAAGGAGCAGGCAGACGCTGAGGGGTCCTGTGAGAACACGCGGCAGAATGGACTGAGAAGTCCTCAGATGGAGCACTTCTGGCTGGATCTACACCTCATAGAGAAGCTCCCAGTTAACATCAGAAGTGGTAAGGGGAGGAAAGTCAGGGTCTGACCCTCCttatttggggaaaaaaatccttaCAGAAGCAAAACAATGATCTGAACTGCTGTGTTCAGTAGATCTAATGCAGTAAAGCTAAACGTGTCCTGCTTGTATTTGTATCAGTGTTGTGTGAGGCCTGTAGGGAATCACGCTCTGCTGATGGTCTGTTATCCCACATGGCCGACTACCTGCCGAAGAAAGTGACGTCATACCTGCACATCCCTCGCACCCTGCCCGTTGAGTCGGCCTGCTCTCTAGCCCACAGGTGAGAACCTCACATTGTACTTTTAACCTGTTCACCACGACTCGACACTTTCTAAAAAGCATGCAGTCACGTGAGTCCTGTGTTTGTTGTCTAAAGCCAGACAAACAGACCCTGTGGATTTTTGTTCTACTTATTCTAAATCTGTCTATATGTGGCTCTTATATCTCGAGAAAAATTCAGGTTAACCCTTGACATGTCTATTGTTCAGGGTGAAATATAgtgtgatttggacacgtgatacATATTAATACacttaattaatattaaatgaattGTTAATACACTTTTTAATGAACaggtgaccagcgctctgtagcagcagtggAACTCATCAACTACAGTGACGTTGTTGATCACGACAACcgtgtgttcacaacaacagctgaTTCCCCAGTTCAGAGTTCTGTGTACCAAGACGAGGTTCCCTTATCTTTGAATGAACAGgataacagctctttgtgcagcagaggtGGTGAAACTCCAAGGTTCTGTGGCTCAGTTTTACTGTTACAGAAAtgagctgcaaccagcattaacacaggccagacaaacaggcaggtttacaatgggcactgcactagtataATCAATTGACACATCATTTGCTCCACTATTTTTGTCAGGGAGAAGTTGTaattcattacctccaccaaggggggttatgttttttgtgtgtttttaagcaagattgCACTTCACAAGTTTTTACAGTTACAGTTTTGTGAGTGAATCTGACACCTAAATGAATCCTTCCAGACTGGTGGATTGGATCCCGGATGTGCCCAAGGACATGACCTGGTTCTGTGACATGGCTGAGAACATATACAGATGTACCAGCCTGCCATCAGGCCTGAACATGCTGAATAACAGAACAGAAGATGCAAGCACGCCTCCAGTGACTCCAGAAGATGCTCCCCCCTTCAGCCTCACCTTCACCTGGGACCCACACGGTGAGGCGGGCCACATGCCCCTGACCCCACCCCCCACGCCTCAGTGGGATGCCACAGCAGAGTCGCCAGGCGGACGCTGGGGGCTGGGCAGAGCCGTGGGGTGGATCCAAAATGTTGCATTTGAGCAAACTTCAAACTTTAGGAAAACAGAAGATTCATTGTCCTTTTCTGCATTCAAgtaaatatgtttgatttttttcattttcactgtaaagaaaaaagaaggttgttgaataaataaatgcaaacatgTCCTGGGTACCATTGTGTCATTATCGATGAGAACATCAGATACAgtaaacaaaaaaaccaaactgtTTGTGTACTACAGCCATGGCTTCCATCAGGCTTATAGCATTCCAACAGCTAAGACACAAGGAACTGCTGTTATTGAAAGGAAGATTTACAACTAGAATGGCCGAGGCttaacagtcccctcatgaaaccacactgaaattcactagatccagattagtatttggatctacaccaaattACATCATGATCAATGAAatattctttgagaaatcagtgaaactGTTAAACACCCTATCAATGATCTGACATTGCAAAGAGCAACCGGTAGCACGATCAATAGATAATAACTCACTGTAAAATGAGACAATTGTTAACAGTTTGAGACTACGTTGGAATGATAAAGAGAACTCAGGAGCTGGGGCTGTTGTTGACCCcctctttgcccccccccccatgctaCTGTGTTATGGAAACTATATCACATGTCCTGCAGCTGCCCTGACcgtaacctgtgtgtgtgtgtgtgtgattccagCTTGTTTTCTATTTTGAAACATGTGACGGCTGAGTCTAGTAAGTTGCACAACACCACACCATAGCCTGCTGACACTCGGCCCACTTCGCCTCTGAATGGAGCGCAGATGAGACAACAGTTCACGTGTGGGAAACCCTAGAGTGAATCCAAACCAGCTGAACTCAAGGATGAACAAACAGCATGGCACATTGTGAGATGCTTCTCTGACTGTCCATCCATCGACCTGGTTATGTGAATGGAAGCCTCAGAGAACATGTTCAGCTGGGATGAGGAGTGGAACCTCTCCTTCGCAGGTTGTGGCTTCAGGAGTGTTTACCACCTGGGAGCCTCCAGCTGTATTCTGGAGCGGGTCCCACGGCTGATTCATGGGGCTTCTAAAATCTGTGGAGCTTCATCTGGTTGTCTCGTCGCTGCAGCGCTGACTGTTGGGATTCCTGTTGGTGAGTCACAGTCCCAGCTCGCTGTGTAATGTAAGGATTCAGCCTGTGTATGTGTTGAATGATAATTACTGCTATTACAATCTTTCAGGTAGAAACTGACTGTGATTAAAACATCTAATATCTAAATCAGACACCAagtatttaatttgtatattcTTTATCCTTTCATTCATAGTTAGAGTTTACAGTGACAGCATGGATACattgaaatacataaaatgtATAGAGAACACAAGTCAACAAGTTCTTCCTACTGTAGTAATTGAAGTTCATTAAGGTTATAGAGAAAGGTCAAGGACATGTTATCTGAGAGCAAGTGATATGAATGATACTTAGAGTAAACAATGTGTTTGTCAGGTTcattgacagacacacacagtctatgCAATAGTGAGGCCAAAGTCCAGATGTCACATGGGGGTCAAAGGCAAACGAGGCCAACGAGGGCAAAACACCCATTCACCCggctgaacacacacaacaatatcataatgaacacaaaataacatcacaaaaagatcttcttttttttttttgcgttcTTTCCGGTATATTACTAATATAGCCACAgctttaaacttttatttttcaatagtCACTAACCCGTaccaacaaataaaagaaaagataagaacagattcaataaaataataaatcattttcataaaaGTGCTTTCAACATCAAATCTACAACATTTCGACAAAAGTACATTAATCACTTGATTTCTGTATCTCTCATAAAAGAGACTTCTCTGagatttctgtttctttgattCTCTCACTCGATTCCACAAAATCACCCCACAGACTGATATGCACATACTTTTgagtaaaaaatgtatttatgcaactGCAATGTATTTTTTCCTACAGGCTGATTTAGCTGCATTTTCCTCCACAGAACAATTCTGTGTTCATGTGCTGTCGATGGCAAAAGAggccagaaaacaaacactgggtGTTTTCCACCCGACCTTCAGTCTGCTGCGCAGGGTACAGGAGACCCTGATGGAGAAACTTCCAGAGGACGCTCACCGTCGGGCCTCGGGGAAGCTCTGCGTGTCCCTCACCAGACTGACTGATGGGAAAAACGTTTTGGTGTCAGAGtttgagagcagagaggagctcaTTCAGGTACAAtggagcagaagaaaaacattggCTTGGTTTCACAACATCTGCTCTGATGCTCATTCAACAAAGATGTCAATGATGTTCTTCAATTCTGATGTTTTAACCTGCACTGTTTCCCTTTGTAGGTTCTCATGTGCAGCTGCTTTTTCCCTGTTTACTGTGGTTTCACTCCGCCTTCATACCGTGGAGTGGTGAGTCGATGCACTCTTCCTGTATTCTCCCTGAAAACTTCAGCTGACAGATTCTTGAGGATTAGCTAACTGGTTACACAACTGTGTTCTTTACTGTGAAACTGCACCATCCCCTGCACCTCCCTCCTTGACTCCCCTTATCACAGCCACCACCTGTGCATAGTGTACATAGGACaggctatataaatatataaatgtagaaATTATTAAATTCAATACCCTATTCTCTGTGTGAATTAATAATTTTCTAATAATCTGTGATTGAGTATCAAACATcctcatatgtgtgtgtgtgtgtgtgtgtgtgttatgagagGGGTGCCCTCCTTTTCACTTTGAGTGTTTCTGGTCACCTGAGATAGTCCAGTTCAttccctctgctccctctcctctcagtACTACATGGACGGAGCCCTGAGCAACAACATGCCCCTGTTCGAGCAGAGAAACACCATCACTGTGGCCCCGTTCTCTGGCGAGAGCGACATCTGCCCCAAGGAGGGTACGTTCAACTTCTTCGACGTGCACTATGGCAACGTCAGCATCCAGGTCAACACTGGCAACGTGCACCGCATCTGTACATCCTTCCTACCTCCGAGACTAGAGGTTGGTTTACATTCAGGTTCCTTTGAAaagcattaaaggttcagtgtgtaagatttaggtgaaagggatttttggcagaaattgaatataaaataattctcgtgatgtgttctcttgtgtgtttcatctagaTTGTatgaaagttattttctttacaatagaatgggcccttcatatttaaatactttatatttacatggggggggtcctctcagtggagaccgccatgttttttactgtcgtccaaactggatgaactaaaaccttttgagttttcctgacaactgaagttcaccacaggttctctgtcatgtttggaagtggagggtgagctGAGGAGCTGCAACATACTACTgtacctctagatgtcactaaattctacacactgtatctttaagAAGTTCTCTGCTGCAAAAGAATAGCAAACATTTGTTCATCACTTACGTTTGTTCTTGACAGAAACTGGCAGAGATCTGTCACAACGGCTACATGGATGCTCTTCGTTTCTTGAGAGAAAAAGGTGAGATCTACTCGTCACTTTCATCCTCTTCAGAAGTGAGctgtcagtgttttcattcacacatgttgtaacaaataaaacatgagctTAATCAGCTGTCTCTTACAGATCTGCATAGGACACAATGTCTTCCTTCCAGTTTGGTGTCAGAGACGGACACAGTCAAACCTGCTTGTTGTGATTTGTGGAAGAAAGCGGCTCAAGCGGACGAG
This genomic interval from Paralichthys olivaceus isolate ysfri-2021 chromosome 7, ASM2471397v2, whole genome shotgun sequence contains the following:
- the LOC109624500 gene encoding uncharacterized protein codes for the protein MDIPIVDFGAYGLTEKCADNEQLHSMGKELKAAFTEVGFVFLKNTGITDEEVDRVMRVSMDFFLQPDEVKRPFSRKTFANNPNHGWVSLETERLNPRRPGDMKEAFNTASLHPDIKWPTSDAVADFQEIQTSFFQRCKELSLRVLRVMAHSLGLDPEVFLGAHSLIGTDENGTTLRSLYYPAVNSEKAKEGQLRCGEHSDYGTITLLFQSSEGLQVRKRSGEFICVPCVPGAVLLNIADLMQRWTSDQFISVLHKVLLPPAGDSSTRQSLAFFVQPDDEAVISCCDGSNKYPPVKSGEYLSERFNNSYGRS
- the LOC109624498 gene encoding 1-acylglycerol-3-phosphate O-acyltransferase Pnpla3-like codes for the protein MFDLQREWSISFAGCGFMGIYYVGASSCLLGRFPRLIQDASKIYGSSSGALMAAALAIGTPLEKCCADLMFMAKEARKHKLGPLHPAFSLLQMVQDSLQGSLSEDAHVRACGRLCVSLTRVPDGKNVLVSEFDSRDELIQVLLCSCFVPFYCGVVPPTYRGLHYVDGAISDNLPLCHLKNTITISAYAGESDICPLASSLNLHEVRFNNVSIHVSSENMQRVTSTFFPPEPEAMSQICQNGYIDALRFLQDNNLISSECPQRSLETDSPRPACCELVKEQADAEGSCENTRQNGLRSPQMEHFWLDLHLIEKLPVNIRSVLCEACRESRSADGLLSHMADYLPKKVTSYLHIPRTLPVESACSLAHRLVDWIPDVPKDMTWFCDMAENIYRCTSLPSGLNMLNNRTEDASTPPVTPEDAPPFSLTFTWDPHGEAGHMPLTPPPTPQWDATAESPGGRWGLGRAVGWIQNVAFEQTSNFRKTEDSLSFSAFK
- the LOC109624276 gene encoding patatin-like phospholipase domain-containing protein 2 isoform X1, with translation MEASENMFSWDEEWNLSFAGCGFRSVYHLGASSCILERVPRLIHGASKICGASSGCLVAAALTVGIPVEQFCVHVLSMAKEARKQTLGVFHPTFSLLRRVQETLMEKLPEDAHRRASGKLCVSLTRLTDGKNVLVSEFESREELIQVLMCSCFFPVYCGFTPPSYRGVYYMDGALSNNMPLFEQRNTITVAPFSGESDICPKEGTFNFFDVHYGNVSIQVNTGNVHRICTSFLPPRLEKLAEICHNGYMDALRFLREKDLHRTQCLPSSLVSETDTVKPACCDLWKKAAQADEAENSQLNGLNPAQEKDRWLDQKVIENLPEDIKKILCEACRESPDGVSASSQLTDFLPVKVVLYLLTFLMLPIELSLLLIKSVLQSGCAVIYRLLTSATDFCSERNNNTSASRCRNRSSGSDLTPDRRRHKH
- the LOC109624276 gene encoding patatin-like phospholipase domain-containing protein 2 isoform X2 is translated as MAKEARKQTLGVFHPTFSLLRRVQETLMEKLPEDAHRRASGKLCVSLTRLTDGKNVLVSEFESREELIQVLMCSCFFPVYCGFTPPSYRGVYYMDGALSNNMPLFEQRNTITVAPFSGESDICPKEGTFNFFDVHYGNVSIQVNTGNVHRICTSFLPPRLEKLAEICHNGYMDALRFLREKDLHRTQCLPSSLVSETDTVKPACCDLWKKAAQADEAENSQLNGLNPAQEKDRWLDQKVIENLPEDIKKILCEACRESPDGVSASSQLTDFLPVKVVLYLLTFLMLPIELSLLLIKSVLQSGCAVIYRLLTSATDFCSERNNNTSASRCRNRSSGSDLTPDRRRHKH